The Megalobrama amblycephala isolate DHTTF-2021 linkage group LG7, ASM1881202v1, whole genome shotgun sequence genome window below encodes:
- the cxcl8a gene encoding interleukin-8 has translation MRGGERGQSFKRAASSTMCTQFTNRAEHLQHRASTILVLLIGRMNYKIFSVFVIVAVAFVTITEGMSLRGLGVDLRCRCIKTESRRIGKLIESVELYPPSPHCKDTEIIATLKETKQEICLDPTAPWVKKVIEKILANKAP, from the exons ATGAGAGGAGGAGAAAGAG GACAGAGCTTTAAAAGAGCTGCAAGCTCCACAATGTGCACACAATTCACCAACAGAGCTGAACACCTACAGCATCGAGCATCAACAATACTTGTACTTCTCATTGGCAGAATGAACTACAAAATCTTTTCAGTCTTTGTTATTGTTGCTGTGGCATTTGTGACCATTACTGAGG GAATGAGTCTTAGAGGTCTGGGTGTAGATCTACGCTGTCGCTGCATTAAAACAGAGAGTCGACGCATTGGTAAACTCATAGAGAGTGTGGAGCTCTACCCTCCTAGCCCTCACTGTAAAGATACAGAGATCAT TGCCACCCTGAAGGAAACCAAGCAGGAGATCTGTCTGGACCCTACTGCTCCCTGGGTTAAGAAGGTCATTGAGAAGATCCTTGCCAA CAAAGCACCGTGA